A window of Strix aluco isolate bStrAlu1 chromosome 2, bStrAlu1.hap1, whole genome shotgun sequence contains these coding sequences:
- the HSPH1 gene encoding heat shock protein 105 kDa isoform X1 gives MAVVGFDLGFQSCYIAVARAGGIETVANEFSDRCTPSVVSFGSKNRAIGVSAKNQQITHAHNTVSNFKRFHGRAFNDSFVQKEKEKLSYDLVPMKNGGVGVKVMYMDEEHIFSVEQISAMLLTKLKETAESNLKKPVTDCVISVPSFFTDAERRSLLDAAQIVGLNCLRLMNDMTAVALNYGIYKQDLPAPEEKPRIVVFVDMGHSAFQVSACAFNKSKLKVLGTAFDPFLGGRNFDGKLVDYFCAEIKSKYKLDPKAKVRALLRLYQECEKLKKLMSSNSTDIPLNIECFMNDTDVSGKMNRSQFEELCADLLQRIEMPLLSLMEQTQLKVEDVTAVEIVGGATRIPAVKERIAKFFGKDVSTTLNADEAIARGCALQCAILSPAFKVREFSVTDATPFPISLLWNTEAEDTEGVHEVFSKNHATPFSKVLTFYRKGPFELEAFYSDPNGVPYPESRIGRYVIQNVAAQKDGEKSKVKVKVRVNTHGIFSVSTASMVEPVKSEESEDVGVETEVESQDQRPIENSSDKNIQQENSEAGTQSQVQTDGQQASQSPPSSEPPSEEKKIPDVKKTNEKKGDQPPEAKKPKIKVKNVELPIEANLVWQLGKDLLNMYIETEGKMIMQDKLEKERNDAKNAVEEYVYEFRDKLSGPYEKFVCEKDLQGFSALLTETEGWLYEEGEDEAKQVYVDKLEDLKKLGTPIEMRYQEAEERPKLLEELEHRLQYYATIAGEFRNKDEKYIHIDEMEMMKVEKCVSEVVEWMNNAVSAQAKKSLDQDPAVHSSEIKGKLQELNNVCEPVVTQPKPKVDSPKEENPLNEQSDYKTEDMGDDDKNSEMPQQNGECHPSDQNTISMDLD, from the exons CAAATTACTCATGCCCACAACACGGTATCGAACTTCAAGAGATTCCATGGCCGTGCATTTAATGATTcttttgttcagaaggaaaaagaaaagttgagcTATGATTTGGTTCCTATGAAGAATGGTGGAGTTGGAGTAAAG GTCATGTACATGGATGAGGAGCACATCTTCAGTGTGGAACAGATATCAGCCATGTTATTGACTAAATTAAAGGAGACTGCAGAGAGCAACCTGAAAAAGCCAGTAACAGACTGTGTTATTTCT GTTCCATCATTTTTCACGGATGCTGAAAGGAGGTCCCTTCTGGATGCAGCTCAGATTGTTGGACTAAATTGTCTTAGATTAATGAATGACATGACAGCAG TGGCTCTGAATTATGGAATTTATAAACAAGACCTTCCAGCTCCTGAAGAGAAGCCACGGATAGTTGTGTTTGTTGATATGGGACATTCTGCATTTCAAGTATCTGCCTGTGCATTCAACAAGAGTAAACTAAAG GTACTTGGCACAGCATTTGACCCTTTCCTAGGTGGAAGGAACTTTGATGGAAAGCTAGTAGattacttttgtgcagaaataaaatcaaagtacAAACTGGATCCAAAAGCAAAAGTTCGAGCTCTTCTTCGTCTGTATCAGGAATGTGAGAAGCTGAAGAAACTAATGAGTTCAAATAGCACAGACATTCCCCTAAATATTGAGTGTTTCATGAATGATACTGATGTATCTGGAAAAATGAACAG GTCACAATTTGAAGAACTGTGTGCTGACCTGCTGCAAAGGATAGAGATGCCTCTGCTTTCATTAATGGAACAAACACAACTGAAAGTGGAAGATGTAACTGCTGTAGAGATTGTGGGAGGAGCAACCCGCATTCCTGCTGTCAAAGAGAGGATTGCTAAATTCTTTGGCAAGGATGTCAGTACAACACTGAATGCAGATGAAGCCATAGCTAGGGGCTGTGCTCTGCAG TGTGCAATTCTTTCTCCAGCTTTTAAAGTGCGAGAGTTTTCTGTGACAGATGCTACACCATTCCCCATATCTTTGTTGTGGAACACAGAAGCAGAGGACACTGAAGG GGTTCATGAGGTCTTCAGCAAAAATCATGCAACACCTTTCTCCAAGGTTCTTACCTTCTATAGGAAAGGTCCATTTGAGCTAGAAGCTTTTTATTCTGATCCTAATGGAGTCCCATATCCCGAGTCAAGAATTG GTAGGTATGTTATCCAGAATGTGGCAGCCCAAAAAGATggagagaagtctaaagtcaaAGTGAAAGTCCGTGTCAATACTCATGGCATTTTCAGCGTGTCCACTGCATCCATGGTAGAACCAGTTAAAAGTGAAGAGAGTGAAGATGTTGGTGTTGAGACTGAAGTGGAGTCTCAGGACCAGAGGCCTATTGAAAACTCAAGTGAT aaaaatatccaGCAAGAGAACAGTGAGGCTGGAACGCAGTCCCAGGTACAAACTGATGGTCAGCAAGCATCACAGTCTCCCCCTTCATCAGAACCTccctctgaagaaaagaaaatcccagaTGTCAAGAAA ACAAATGAGAAGAAAGGTGATCAGCCCCCAGAAGCTAAAAAACCCAAGATAAAAGTGAAGAATGTGGAACTACCTATTGAAGCTAACTTGGTTTGGCAGTTAGGAAAAGATCTCCTCAATATGTATATTGAAACAGAG GGAAAGATGATTATGCAAGAtaaactggagaaagaaagaaatgatgCAAAGAATGCAGTGGAGGAATATGTGTACGAGTTCAGGGACAAGTTGTCTGGACCATACGAAAAGTTTGTTTGTGAAAAG GATCTGCAGGGATTCTCTGCGCTCCTAACAGAGACAGAAGGCTGGCTGTATGAAGAGGGTGAGGATGAAGCTAAGCAGGTGTATGTAGACAAGTTAGAGGATTTAAAG AAATTAGGTACTCCAATTGAAATGCGCTATCAAGAAGCAGAAGAACGACCAAAGCTGTTAGAAGAATTGGAACACAGGCTCCAGTATTATGCTACAATAGCTGGGGAATTCAGGAATAAA GATGAGAAATACATCCATATCGATGAAATGGAAATGATGAAAGTAGAGAAGTGTGTTAGTGAAGTGGTAGAGTGGATGAATAATGCTGTGAGTGCACAGGCTAAGAAGAGCTTAGATCAGGATCCGGCTGTGCATTCCAGTGAAATTAAGGGAAAACTACAG gAGCTAAACAATGTCTGTGAGCCTGTTGTgacacaaccaaaaccaaaagttGACTCTCCTAAGGAGGAAAACCCATTAAACGAACAGAGTGATTATAAAACTGAAGATATGGGAGATGATGACAAAAATTCTGAAATGCCTCAACAGAATGGTGAATGTCATCCGAGTGATCAAAACACCATTAGCATGGACTTGGACTAA
- the HSPH1 gene encoding heat shock protein 105 kDa isoform X2, which produces MERALKKTFFLTQITHAHNTVSNFKRFHGRAFNDSFVQKEKEKLSYDLVPMKNGGVGVKVMYMDEEHIFSVEQISAMLLTKLKETAESNLKKPVTDCVISVPSFFTDAERRSLLDAAQIVGLNCLRLMNDMTAVALNYGIYKQDLPAPEEKPRIVVFVDMGHSAFQVSACAFNKSKLKVLGTAFDPFLGGRNFDGKLVDYFCAEIKSKYKLDPKAKVRALLRLYQECEKLKKLMSSNSTDIPLNIECFMNDTDVSGKMNRSQFEELCADLLQRIEMPLLSLMEQTQLKVEDVTAVEIVGGATRIPAVKERIAKFFGKDVSTTLNADEAIARGCALQCAILSPAFKVREFSVTDATPFPISLLWNTEAEDTEGVHEVFSKNHATPFSKVLTFYRKGPFELEAFYSDPNGVPYPESRIGRYVIQNVAAQKDGEKSKVKVKVRVNTHGIFSVSTASMVEPVKSEESEDVGVETEVESQDQRPIENSSDKNIQQENSEAGTQSQVQTDGQQASQSPPSSEPPSEEKKIPDVKKTNEKKGDQPPEAKKPKIKVKNVELPIEANLVWQLGKDLLNMYIETEGKMIMQDKLEKERNDAKNAVEEYVYEFRDKLSGPYEKFVCEKDLQGFSALLTETEGWLYEEGEDEAKQVYVDKLEDLKKLGTPIEMRYQEAEERPKLLEELEHRLQYYATIAGEFRNKDEKYIHIDEMEMMKVEKCVSEVVEWMNNAVSAQAKKSLDQDPAVHSSEIKGKLQELNNVCEPVVTQPKPKVDSPKEENPLNEQSDYKTEDMGDDDKNSEMPQQNGECHPSDQNTISMDLD; this is translated from the exons CAAATTACTCATGCCCACAACACGGTATCGAACTTCAAGAGATTCCATGGCCGTGCATTTAATGATTcttttgttcagaaggaaaaagaaaagttgagcTATGATTTGGTTCCTATGAAGAATGGTGGAGTTGGAGTAAAG GTCATGTACATGGATGAGGAGCACATCTTCAGTGTGGAACAGATATCAGCCATGTTATTGACTAAATTAAAGGAGACTGCAGAGAGCAACCTGAAAAAGCCAGTAACAGACTGTGTTATTTCT GTTCCATCATTTTTCACGGATGCTGAAAGGAGGTCCCTTCTGGATGCAGCTCAGATTGTTGGACTAAATTGTCTTAGATTAATGAATGACATGACAGCAG TGGCTCTGAATTATGGAATTTATAAACAAGACCTTCCAGCTCCTGAAGAGAAGCCACGGATAGTTGTGTTTGTTGATATGGGACATTCTGCATTTCAAGTATCTGCCTGTGCATTCAACAAGAGTAAACTAAAG GTACTTGGCACAGCATTTGACCCTTTCCTAGGTGGAAGGAACTTTGATGGAAAGCTAGTAGattacttttgtgcagaaataaaatcaaagtacAAACTGGATCCAAAAGCAAAAGTTCGAGCTCTTCTTCGTCTGTATCAGGAATGTGAGAAGCTGAAGAAACTAATGAGTTCAAATAGCACAGACATTCCCCTAAATATTGAGTGTTTCATGAATGATACTGATGTATCTGGAAAAATGAACAG GTCACAATTTGAAGAACTGTGTGCTGACCTGCTGCAAAGGATAGAGATGCCTCTGCTTTCATTAATGGAACAAACACAACTGAAAGTGGAAGATGTAACTGCTGTAGAGATTGTGGGAGGAGCAACCCGCATTCCTGCTGTCAAAGAGAGGATTGCTAAATTCTTTGGCAAGGATGTCAGTACAACACTGAATGCAGATGAAGCCATAGCTAGGGGCTGTGCTCTGCAG TGTGCAATTCTTTCTCCAGCTTTTAAAGTGCGAGAGTTTTCTGTGACAGATGCTACACCATTCCCCATATCTTTGTTGTGGAACACAGAAGCAGAGGACACTGAAGG GGTTCATGAGGTCTTCAGCAAAAATCATGCAACACCTTTCTCCAAGGTTCTTACCTTCTATAGGAAAGGTCCATTTGAGCTAGAAGCTTTTTATTCTGATCCTAATGGAGTCCCATATCCCGAGTCAAGAATTG GTAGGTATGTTATCCAGAATGTGGCAGCCCAAAAAGATggagagaagtctaaagtcaaAGTGAAAGTCCGTGTCAATACTCATGGCATTTTCAGCGTGTCCACTGCATCCATGGTAGAACCAGTTAAAAGTGAAGAGAGTGAAGATGTTGGTGTTGAGACTGAAGTGGAGTCTCAGGACCAGAGGCCTATTGAAAACTCAAGTGAT aaaaatatccaGCAAGAGAACAGTGAGGCTGGAACGCAGTCCCAGGTACAAACTGATGGTCAGCAAGCATCACAGTCTCCCCCTTCATCAGAACCTccctctgaagaaaagaaaatcccagaTGTCAAGAAA ACAAATGAGAAGAAAGGTGATCAGCCCCCAGAAGCTAAAAAACCCAAGATAAAAGTGAAGAATGTGGAACTACCTATTGAAGCTAACTTGGTTTGGCAGTTAGGAAAAGATCTCCTCAATATGTATATTGAAACAGAG GGAAAGATGATTATGCAAGAtaaactggagaaagaaagaaatgatgCAAAGAATGCAGTGGAGGAATATGTGTACGAGTTCAGGGACAAGTTGTCTGGACCATACGAAAAGTTTGTTTGTGAAAAG GATCTGCAGGGATTCTCTGCGCTCCTAACAGAGACAGAAGGCTGGCTGTATGAAGAGGGTGAGGATGAAGCTAAGCAGGTGTATGTAGACAAGTTAGAGGATTTAAAG AAATTAGGTACTCCAATTGAAATGCGCTATCAAGAAGCAGAAGAACGACCAAAGCTGTTAGAAGAATTGGAACACAGGCTCCAGTATTATGCTACAATAGCTGGGGAATTCAGGAATAAA GATGAGAAATACATCCATATCGATGAAATGGAAATGATGAAAGTAGAGAAGTGTGTTAGTGAAGTGGTAGAGTGGATGAATAATGCTGTGAGTGCACAGGCTAAGAAGAGCTTAGATCAGGATCCGGCTGTGCATTCCAGTGAAATTAAGGGAAAACTACAG gAGCTAAACAATGTCTGTGAGCCTGTTGTgacacaaccaaaaccaaaagttGACTCTCCTAAGGAGGAAAACCCATTAAACGAACAGAGTGATTATAAAACTGAAGATATGGGAGATGATGACAAAAATTCTGAAATGCCTCAACAGAATGGTGAATGTCATCCGAGTGATCAAAACACCATTAGCATGGACTTGGACTAA
- the HSPH1 gene encoding heat shock protein 105 kDa isoform X3 produces the protein MKNGGVGVKVMYMDEEHIFSVEQISAMLLTKLKETAESNLKKPVTDCVISVPSFFTDAERRSLLDAAQIVGLNCLRLMNDMTAVALNYGIYKQDLPAPEEKPRIVVFVDMGHSAFQVSACAFNKSKLKVLGTAFDPFLGGRNFDGKLVDYFCAEIKSKYKLDPKAKVRALLRLYQECEKLKKLMSSNSTDIPLNIECFMNDTDVSGKMNRSQFEELCADLLQRIEMPLLSLMEQTQLKVEDVTAVEIVGGATRIPAVKERIAKFFGKDVSTTLNADEAIARGCALQCAILSPAFKVREFSVTDATPFPISLLWNTEAEDTEGVHEVFSKNHATPFSKVLTFYRKGPFELEAFYSDPNGVPYPESRIGRYVIQNVAAQKDGEKSKVKVKVRVNTHGIFSVSTASMVEPVKSEESEDVGVETEVESQDQRPIENSSDKNIQQENSEAGTQSQVQTDGQQASQSPPSSEPPSEEKKIPDVKKTNEKKGDQPPEAKKPKIKVKNVELPIEANLVWQLGKDLLNMYIETEGKMIMQDKLEKERNDAKNAVEEYVYEFRDKLSGPYEKFVCEKDLQGFSALLTETEGWLYEEGEDEAKQVYVDKLEDLKKLGTPIEMRYQEAEERPKLLEELEHRLQYYATIAGEFRNKDEKYIHIDEMEMMKVEKCVSEVVEWMNNAVSAQAKKSLDQDPAVHSSEIKGKLQELNNVCEPVVTQPKPKVDSPKEENPLNEQSDYKTEDMGDDDKNSEMPQQNGECHPSDQNTISMDLD, from the exons ATGAAGAATGGTGGAGTTGGAGTAAAG GTCATGTACATGGATGAGGAGCACATCTTCAGTGTGGAACAGATATCAGCCATGTTATTGACTAAATTAAAGGAGACTGCAGAGAGCAACCTGAAAAAGCCAGTAACAGACTGTGTTATTTCT GTTCCATCATTTTTCACGGATGCTGAAAGGAGGTCCCTTCTGGATGCAGCTCAGATTGTTGGACTAAATTGTCTTAGATTAATGAATGACATGACAGCAG TGGCTCTGAATTATGGAATTTATAAACAAGACCTTCCAGCTCCTGAAGAGAAGCCACGGATAGTTGTGTTTGTTGATATGGGACATTCTGCATTTCAAGTATCTGCCTGTGCATTCAACAAGAGTAAACTAAAG GTACTTGGCACAGCATTTGACCCTTTCCTAGGTGGAAGGAACTTTGATGGAAAGCTAGTAGattacttttgtgcagaaataaaatcaaagtacAAACTGGATCCAAAAGCAAAAGTTCGAGCTCTTCTTCGTCTGTATCAGGAATGTGAGAAGCTGAAGAAACTAATGAGTTCAAATAGCACAGACATTCCCCTAAATATTGAGTGTTTCATGAATGATACTGATGTATCTGGAAAAATGAACAG GTCACAATTTGAAGAACTGTGTGCTGACCTGCTGCAAAGGATAGAGATGCCTCTGCTTTCATTAATGGAACAAACACAACTGAAAGTGGAAGATGTAACTGCTGTAGAGATTGTGGGAGGAGCAACCCGCATTCCTGCTGTCAAAGAGAGGATTGCTAAATTCTTTGGCAAGGATGTCAGTACAACACTGAATGCAGATGAAGCCATAGCTAGGGGCTGTGCTCTGCAG TGTGCAATTCTTTCTCCAGCTTTTAAAGTGCGAGAGTTTTCTGTGACAGATGCTACACCATTCCCCATATCTTTGTTGTGGAACACAGAAGCAGAGGACACTGAAGG GGTTCATGAGGTCTTCAGCAAAAATCATGCAACACCTTTCTCCAAGGTTCTTACCTTCTATAGGAAAGGTCCATTTGAGCTAGAAGCTTTTTATTCTGATCCTAATGGAGTCCCATATCCCGAGTCAAGAATTG GTAGGTATGTTATCCAGAATGTGGCAGCCCAAAAAGATggagagaagtctaaagtcaaAGTGAAAGTCCGTGTCAATACTCATGGCATTTTCAGCGTGTCCACTGCATCCATGGTAGAACCAGTTAAAAGTGAAGAGAGTGAAGATGTTGGTGTTGAGACTGAAGTGGAGTCTCAGGACCAGAGGCCTATTGAAAACTCAAGTGAT aaaaatatccaGCAAGAGAACAGTGAGGCTGGAACGCAGTCCCAGGTACAAACTGATGGTCAGCAAGCATCACAGTCTCCCCCTTCATCAGAACCTccctctgaagaaaagaaaatcccagaTGTCAAGAAA ACAAATGAGAAGAAAGGTGATCAGCCCCCAGAAGCTAAAAAACCCAAGATAAAAGTGAAGAATGTGGAACTACCTATTGAAGCTAACTTGGTTTGGCAGTTAGGAAAAGATCTCCTCAATATGTATATTGAAACAGAG GGAAAGATGATTATGCAAGAtaaactggagaaagaaagaaatgatgCAAAGAATGCAGTGGAGGAATATGTGTACGAGTTCAGGGACAAGTTGTCTGGACCATACGAAAAGTTTGTTTGTGAAAAG GATCTGCAGGGATTCTCTGCGCTCCTAACAGAGACAGAAGGCTGGCTGTATGAAGAGGGTGAGGATGAAGCTAAGCAGGTGTATGTAGACAAGTTAGAGGATTTAAAG AAATTAGGTACTCCAATTGAAATGCGCTATCAAGAAGCAGAAGAACGACCAAAGCTGTTAGAAGAATTGGAACACAGGCTCCAGTATTATGCTACAATAGCTGGGGAATTCAGGAATAAA GATGAGAAATACATCCATATCGATGAAATGGAAATGATGAAAGTAGAGAAGTGTGTTAGTGAAGTGGTAGAGTGGATGAATAATGCTGTGAGTGCACAGGCTAAGAAGAGCTTAGATCAGGATCCGGCTGTGCATTCCAGTGAAATTAAGGGAAAACTACAG gAGCTAAACAATGTCTGTGAGCCTGTTGTgacacaaccaaaaccaaaagttGACTCTCCTAAGGAGGAAAACCCATTAAACGAACAGAGTGATTATAAAACTGAAGATATGGGAGATGATGACAAAAATTCTGAAATGCCTCAACAGAATGGTGAATGTCATCCGAGTGATCAAAACACCATTAGCATGGACTTGGACTAA